A stretch of Pseudomonas taetrolens DNA encodes these proteins:
- a CDS encoding TldD/PmbA family protein — translation MSTPLSQAEQFDALVQWLRQTIKAPEQFTLGYDAEASEFIRFNRGQVRQAGQVQQASLNLKLINDGRHADVRITLAGEPAADRQRLTEALQQLRETLPLLPADPYLLLNAEPWHSHQVQDQPLPETGRVLEEIRRAAQGVDLVGFYASGPISYGYASSAGAFGWHQANSFNFDWSLFHSNSQAVKASYAGADWDSQRFARRMQLAREQLEFLERPLHTLAPGEYRAYLAPAALEEVMSMLCWGGFSAQALASKSSPLQKLYAGDAHLSPLVSLDEQVSQSLSPAFSGEGYPRRDLSLVKEGRALQQLVGSRSAAEYGLEVNGAPWGEAPSALAMAPGTLAQADVLKQLGTGLYISNLWYLNYSDQPAARLTGMTRFATFWVENGEIKAPVNTMRFDDSVYSLLGSQLEALTSERELLLSASTYDQRQTASNLLPGALIKKLTLTL, via the coding sequence ATGAGTACCCCGTTGAGTCAGGCCGAGCAGTTCGATGCGCTGGTGCAGTGGCTGCGCCAGACAATCAAAGCCCCCGAGCAATTCACACTGGGCTACGACGCCGAAGCCTCGGAATTCATTCGTTTCAACCGGGGCCAGGTGCGCCAGGCTGGCCAGGTGCAGCAAGCCAGCCTGAACCTGAAGCTGATCAACGACGGTCGTCATGCGGATGTCCGCATCACACTGGCCGGCGAGCCAGCCGCAGACCGGCAACGGCTGACCGAAGCCTTGCAACAACTGCGTGAAACCTTGCCGCTGTTGCCTGCAGACCCGTACTTACTGCTCAATGCCGAACCCTGGCACAGCCACCAGGTGCAAGACCAGCCGCTGCCGGAAACCGGCCGGGTGCTGGAGGAGATCCGCCGCGCCGCCCAAGGCGTAGACCTGGTGGGCTTTTATGCCAGCGGACCGATCAGCTACGGCTACGCCAGCTCTGCCGGCGCGTTCGGCTGGCATCAAGCCAACAGCTTCAACTTCGACTGGAGCCTGTTTCACAGCAACAGCCAAGCGGTGAAAGCCAGCTATGCTGGCGCGGACTGGGACAGCCAGCGCTTCGCCCGGCGCATGCAACTGGCCCGCGAACAGCTTGAGTTTCTAGAGCGTCCGCTGCATACACTGGCACCGGGTGAGTACCGCGCCTACCTTGCCCCAGCCGCGCTGGAAGAAGTCATGAGCATGCTCTGCTGGGGCGGTTTTTCTGCCCAGGCGCTGGCCAGCAAATCCAGCCCACTGCAAAAGCTCTATGCCGGGGATGCTCACCTGAGCCCTCTGGTCTCTCTGGATGAGCAGGTCAGCCAATCGTTGAGCCCGGCATTTTCCGGCGAAGGCTATCCGCGCCGGGATCTGTCACTGGTCAAAGAGGGCCGCGCGTTGCAACAACTGGTGGGTTCGCGCAGCGCGGCGGAATATGGCCTTGAGGTCAACGGCGCACCGTGGGGCGAAGCGCCCAGTGCGCTGGCAATGGCGCCGGGCACGCTTGCGCAGGCCGATGTCCTCAAGCAATTGGGTACCGGGCTGTATATCAGCAACCTGTGGTACCTGAACTACTCGGACCAGCCAGCCGCCCGCCTGACCGGCATGACCCGCTTCGCAACCTTTTGGGTCGAGAACGGCGAAATAAAGGCGCCGGTCAACACCATGCGCTTTGATGACAGCGTCTATAGTCTGCTGGGTTCGCAACTTGAAGCCCTGACGAGCGAGCGTGAATTGCTGCTATCGGCAAGCACCTACGACCAGCGCCAGACCGCGTCGAATCTGCTGCCGGGCGCTTTGATTAAAAAACTGACGTTGACGCTTTAA
- a CDS encoding TldD/PmbA family protein, with product MFDFYPQLKQRFAALRTRAEFFSLRYVRESGQYLSVRKNVAEPPSFKHDQGAMLTVRVKGVEAYAATNDLSQNGLQAALELAEGQAQLIAAHALLDLSQEPVSQARADYCSPNLEQAFPSLGDCFELLRVESAAVPKDERLVSWDVSLGLNHVEQIYLNSAGAELRQAQRFVYPGMSVTAYDGQDSQTRSLGRENFGQQGGADVIGRCGLIGSGPKVAEQALQLLMAPNAPVGKRDLLLMPDQMILQIHESIGHPLELDRILGDERNYAGTSFVKTSDFGSLQYGSNLLNVTFDPSIPEQLASYSHDDDGTPARKEFLIREGLLLRPLGGALSQFRSGLDGVANSRACGWNRPPIDRMANLNIEPGDRSMAQLIGGIESGILMATNRSWSIDDARNKFQFGCEWGQLIEQGELKGVVKNPNYRGISDQFWRNLKAVGDASTFKVLGTPNCGKGEPNQVIRVGHASPACVFSQIDVFGGDA from the coding sequence ATGTTCGATTTCTATCCTCAGCTCAAGCAGCGCTTTGCCGCACTACGCACCCGGGCCGAGTTCTTTTCCCTGCGTTATGTCCGCGAATCCGGGCAATACCTGTCGGTACGCAAGAACGTCGCAGAACCTCCTTCCTTCAAGCATGATCAGGGCGCGATGCTGACCGTACGGGTCAAGGGCGTCGAAGCCTATGCCGCCACCAATGACCTGTCGCAAAACGGTCTGCAGGCCGCACTGGAACTTGCAGAAGGCCAGGCGCAGCTGATCGCCGCCCACGCCTTGCTCGACCTCAGCCAGGAACCCGTATCCCAGGCCCGCGCCGATTACTGCTCACCCAATCTCGAGCAGGCATTCCCGTCCCTGGGCGACTGTTTTGAGTTACTCCGCGTCGAGTCAGCGGCAGTCCCGAAGGACGAGCGGCTGGTGAGCTGGGATGTCTCGCTCGGCCTCAATCATGTCGAGCAGATTTACCTCAATAGCGCCGGCGCCGAGCTGCGTCAGGCACAGCGCTTTGTCTACCCCGGGATGAGTGTCACGGCCTATGACGGCCAGGACAGTCAGACCCGCAGCCTGGGTCGCGAAAACTTTGGCCAGCAAGGCGGTGCTGACGTGATTGGCCGTTGCGGGCTGATTGGCTCGGGACCCAAAGTGGCCGAGCAAGCGCTGCAGTTGTTGATGGCGCCCAACGCCCCGGTCGGCAAACGTGACCTGCTGCTGATGCCCGACCAGATGATTCTGCAGATCCACGAATCCATCGGTCATCCGCTGGAGCTGGATCGCATCCTCGGTGACGAACGCAACTACGCGGGCACCAGCTTCGTCAAAACCAGCGACTTTGGCAGCCTGCAATATGGCTCGAACCTGCTGAACGTGACGTTCGACCCCAGCATCCCCGAACAACTCGCCAGCTACAGCCATGACGACGACGGGACGCCGGCACGCAAGGAGTTCCTGATCCGCGAAGGCTTGCTGTTACGCCCACTGGGCGGAGCGCTGTCGCAATTCCGCTCGGGCCTGGACGGGGTGGCCAACAGCCGCGCTTGCGGCTGGAACCGGCCGCCGATTGACCGTATGGCCAACCTCAATATCGAGCCTGGCGATCGATCGATGGCCCAACTGATTGGCGGTATCGAAAGCGGGATTCTGATGGCCACCAACCGCTCCTGGTCAATTGATGATGCGCGCAACAAATTCCAGTTCGGCTGCGAATGGGGCCAGTTGATCGAACAAGGGGAGCTCAAGGGCGTGGTGAAAAACCCGAATTACCGGGGTATTTCCGACCAGTTCTGGCGCAACCTCAAGGCCGTAGGCGACGCCAGTACCTTTAAGGTCCTGGGTACGCCGAACTGTGGCAAGGGCGAACCCAATCAGGTGATTCGTGTCGGGCATGCGTCTCCTGCCTGTGTATTCAGTCAAATTGATGTGTTTGGAGGCGATGCCTGA
- a CDS encoding RraA family protein, whose amino-acid sequence MFDVVSSSKWPTGFLINPNAEPLDPKWLTEFSKIPAAAVSDCLGRNVGGLGLKPFHGSRPMLGSALTVRVRPGDNLMILKAMQMARPGDVLVIDGSADLTRAVFGGIMRAMALKAGIVGVVINGALRDLDEWQTGELPAYAIGGVHRGPSTDGGGEINVPISCAGMLVMPGDLMIGDGDGVVAASRSELPELLIRCHDLLAREQATLAAIEAGTLDPDRFDAILRAKGCPV is encoded by the coding sequence ATGTTTGATGTTGTCTCTTCCAGCAAATGGCCAACCGGCTTTCTGATCAATCCAAACGCAGAACCTCTCGATCCAAAGTGGCTGACCGAGTTCAGCAAGATTCCGGCTGCCGCCGTCAGTGACTGTCTGGGCCGCAACGTTGGCGGCCTGGGGCTCAAGCCTTTTCACGGCAGCCGGCCAATGCTCGGCAGCGCCCTGACCGTACGCGTACGCCCCGGCGATAACCTGATGATCCTCAAGGCCATGCAGATGGCCCGCCCGGGGGATGTGCTGGTGATCGATGGCAGCGCCGACCTGACCCGCGCCGTGTTCGGCGGCATCATGCGCGCCATGGCCCTCAAGGCCGGGATTGTCGGTGTCGTCATCAACGGCGCCCTGCGCGACCTCGACGAATGGCAGACCGGTGAACTGCCGGCTTACGCCATCGGCGGCGTGCACCGCGGCCCAAGCACTGACGGCGGCGGCGAAATCAACGTACCGATTTCGTGTGCTGGCATGTTGGTGATGCCAGGTGACCTGATGATCGGCGACGGTGATGGTGTGGTCGCTGCTTCACGCTCCGAGTTACCTGAGCTGCTGATTCGCTGCCATGATTTGCTGGCACGTGAACAGGCAACCCTGGCGGCCATCGAAGCCGGCACGCTGGACCCGGATCGCTTTGACGCCATTCTGCGCGCCAAGGGCTGCCCGGTTTAA
- the betA gene encoding choline dehydrogenase, whose translation MSQEFDYIIIGAGSAGNTLATRLTEDPGVTVLLLEAGGPDYRFDFRTQMPAALAFPLQGRRYNWAYETDPEPYMDGRRMECGRGKGLGGSSLINGMCYIRGNAMDYDGWAKNPGLEDWSYLDCLPYFRKAETRDIGPNDYHGGDGPVSVTTPKAGNNVLFHAMVEAGVQAGYPRTDDLNGYQQEGFGPMDRTVTPNGRRASTARGYLDTAKQRSTLTIVTHALTDKILFEGKRAVGVAYLVGDSDTRIQAKARKEVLLCSGAIASPQVLQRSGVGPAELLNSLDIPVVHDLPGVGQNLQDHLELYLQYACTQPVSLYPSLLWWNQPAIGAEWMFLGKGIGASNQFEAGGFIRTRPDFEWPNIQYHFLPVAINYNGSNGVKEHGFQAHMGSMRSPSRGRVNVKSKDPREYPSILFNYMSSDQDWQEFRDGIRLTREIMQQPALDAYRGREISPGIDKQTDEELDTFIREHAETAFHPSCSCKMGTDEMAVVDGEGRVHGMQGLRVVDASIMPLITTGNLNAPTIMIAEKIADKIRGRQPLPRSTADYYVAGDAPVRGKPLREVSRTAQ comes from the coding sequence ATGTCCCAAGAATTCGACTACATCATTATTGGTGCCGGCTCTGCCGGCAACACCCTGGCGACCCGTCTGACTGAAGACCCAGGCGTCACCGTTCTGCTGCTTGAAGCAGGCGGCCCGGACTACCGTTTTGACTTCCGTACCCAAATGCCCGCGGCACTGGCGTTCCCGCTGCAAGGCCGCCGCTATAACTGGGCCTATGAGACCGATCCAGAACCGTACATGGACGGCCGTCGCATGGAATGTGGCCGGGGCAAGGGCCTGGGCGGCTCTTCGCTGATCAACGGCATGTGCTACATCCGTGGTAATGCAATGGACTACGACGGCTGGGCAAAAAACCCGGGCCTCGAAGACTGGAGCTACCTCGATTGCCTGCCGTACTTCCGCAAGGCCGAAACCCGCGATATCGGCCCGAACGACTACCACGGCGGCGACGGTCCGGTCAGCGTGACGACCCCCAAAGCCGGGAACAACGTGTTATTCCACGCCATGGTTGAAGCCGGCGTACAAGCGGGCTACCCGCGTACCGACGACCTGAACGGCTACCAGCAGGAAGGTTTCGGCCCGATGGATCGCACGGTGACGCCGAACGGTCGTCGCGCCAGCACCGCCCGTGGCTATCTGGACACGGCCAAGCAGCGCTCGACCCTGACCATCGTCACTCACGCCCTGACCGACAAGATTCTGTTTGAAGGCAAGCGTGCCGTTGGCGTGGCTTACCTGGTGGGCGACAGCGACACCCGCATTCAGGCCAAGGCTCGCAAGGAAGTACTGCTGTGCAGCGGCGCCATCGCCTCGCCGCAGGTGCTGCAACGTTCCGGTGTGGGGCCTGCCGAGCTGCTGAACAGCCTCGACATTCCGGTGGTTCACGATCTGCCGGGTGTGGGTCAAAACCTGCAGGATCACCTGGAGCTGTACCTGCAATACGCCTGTACCCAGCCTGTTTCGCTTTACCCGTCGCTGTTGTGGTGGAATCAGCCGGCCATTGGCGCCGAGTGGATGTTCCTGGGCAAAGGTATCGGCGCCAGCAACCAATTCGAGGCCGGAGGCTTTATCCGCACCCGTCCTGATTTCGAATGGCCGAACATTCAATATCACTTCCTGCCAGTGGCCATTAACTACAACGGCAGCAACGGCGTGAAGGAACATGGTTTCCAGGCACACATGGGCTCCATGCGTTCGCCAAGCCGTGGCCGGGTTAACGTGAAGTCCAAGGACCCGCGCGAATACCCGAGCATCCTGTTCAATTACATGTCGAGTGATCAGGACTGGCAGGAATTCCGTGACGGCATTCGCCTGACCCGTGAAATCATGCAACAGCCAGCGCTGGATGCGTACCGTGGCCGCGAAATCAGCCCGGGTATCGACAAGCAGACTGACGAAGAGCTGGACACGTTTATCCGCGAACACGCCGAGACTGCTTTCCACCCGTCCTGCTCGTGCAAGATGGGCACCGACGAGATGGCGGTGGTCGATGGTGAAGGCCGTGTGCACGGCATGCAGGGTCTGCGCGTTGTCGATGCCTCGATCATGCCGCTGATCACCACCGGTAACCTGAACGCACCAACAATCATGATCGCCGAGAAAATCGCCGACAAGATCCGTGGCCGCCAGCCACTGCCCCGCAGCACCGCCGACTACTATGTCGCCGGCGATGCCCCGGTACGTGGCAAGCCACTGCGTGAAGTGAGCCGTACCGCGCAATAA
- the betB gene encoding betaine-aldehyde dehydrogenase, with the protein MARFELQKLYIDGGYTDASSDATFDAINPANGEVLAQVQRATKEDVERAVVSAEKGQKIWAAMTSMERSRILRRAVDILRERNDELAALETLDTGKSYSETRYVDIVTGADVLEYYAGLAPAIEGEQIPLRDTSFVYTRREPLGVVAGIGAWNYPIQIALWKSAPALAAGNAMIFKPSEVTSLTTLKLAEIYTAAGVPDGVFNVLTGSGREVGSWLTEHPRIEKISFTGGTDTGKKVTSSATSSSLKEVTMELGGKSPLIIFDDADLDRAADTAMMANFYSSGQVCTNGTRVFIPTALKAAFEAKILERVARIRIGNPEDENTNFGPLVSFAHMESVLGYIAKGKAEGARVLCGGERLTEGDLGKGAFVAPTVFTDCTDEMTIVKEEIFGPVMSILTYDTEEEVIRRANDTEFGLAAGLVTKDLNRAHRVIHQLEAGICWINAWGESDAKMPVGGYKQSGIGRENGISSLAQYTQIKSVQVELGDYVSVF; encoded by the coding sequence ATGGCCCGTTTCGAACTGCAAAAACTTTACATCGATGGCGGTTACACCGACGCCAGCAGCGATGCAACCTTCGATGCCATCAACCCGGCTAACGGCGAAGTCCTTGCTCAAGTGCAACGTGCGACCAAAGAAGACGTCGAACGCGCCGTTGTCAGCGCTGAAAAAGGCCAGAAAATCTGGGCCGCCATGACCTCCATGGAGCGCTCGCGCATCCTGCGCCGCGCCGTGGACATCCTGCGCGAGCGCAACGATGAACTGGCCGCACTGGAAACCCTGGACACCGGCAAGTCGTACTCCGAAACCCGCTACGTCGACATCGTCACCGGCGCCGACGTTCTGGAATATTACGCAGGCCTGGCCCCCGCCATTGAAGGCGAGCAAATTCCCCTGCGTGACACCTCATTCGTTTACACCCGTCGTGAGCCGCTGGGCGTTGTCGCCGGTATCGGCGCGTGGAACTACCCGATCCAGATCGCATTGTGGAAATCCGCACCGGCCCTGGCTGCCGGTAACGCGATGATCTTCAAGCCAAGTGAAGTCACTTCGCTGACCACCTTGAAGCTGGCTGAAATCTACACCGCTGCCGGCGTACCGGACGGTGTGTTCAACGTGCTGACCGGCAGTGGCCGTGAAGTCGGCAGCTGGTTGACCGAACACCCGCGCATCGAGAAAATCTCCTTCACCGGCGGTACCGATACCGGTAAAAAAGTCACCTCCAGCGCTACCAGCTCTTCCTTGAAGGAAGTGACCATGGAACTGGGTGGCAAGTCGCCGCTGATCATTTTTGACGATGCCGACCTGGATCGTGCAGCCGACACCGCCATGATGGCCAACTTCTACAGCTCGGGCCAGGTGTGCACCAACGGCACTCGCGTCTTCATTCCGACGGCGCTGAAAGCCGCCTTTGAAGCCAAGATCCTGGAGCGTGTTGCGCGCATCCGCATTGGCAACCCGGAAGACGAAAACACCAACTTCGGCCCGCTGGTCAGCTTTGCTCACATGGAAAGCGTGCTCGGCTACATTGCCAAGGGCAAGGCCGAAGGCGCCCGCGTCCTGTGCGGCGGCGAACGTCTGACCGAAGGTGACCTGGGCAAAGGTGCATTCGTGGCACCGACCGTGTTCACCGACTGCACTGACGAGATGACCATCGTTAAAGAAGAAATCTTCGGCCCGGTGATGAGCATCCTCACTTATGACACCGAAGAAGAAGTGATCCGCCGCGCCAACGACACTGAGTTTGGCTTGGCCGCAGGTCTGGTGACCAAAGACCTGAACCGCGCTCACCGCGTGATTCATCAGCTGGAAGCCGGTATTTGCTGGATTAACGCCTGGGGCGAGTCCGACGCGAAAATGCCGGTCGGCGGTTACAAGCAGTCGGGCATTGGCCGTGAAAACGGCATCAGCTCGCTGGCGCAATACACCCAGATCAAATCGGTCCAGGTTGAGTTGGGCGATTACGTTTCGGTGTTCTAA
- the betI gene encoding transcriptional regulator BetI — MPKVGMQPIRRQQLIEATLTAIDQVGMADASIALIARLAGVSNGIISHYFRDKNGLIAATMRYLMNVLIENVTARRQALSDDSPRVHLQIIVEGNFDASQVNGPAMKTWLAFWAASMHQPSLHRLQRINDHRLYSNLCCQFRRVLPLDQARNAARGLAALIDGLWLRGALSGDAFDTEQAQRICYEYMDLQLAKQVS, encoded by the coding sequence ATGCCCAAGGTCGGAATGCAACCCATACGCCGCCAGCAGTTGATCGAAGCCACATTGACGGCCATCGATCAGGTTGGAATGGCAGATGCAAGCATTGCACTGATTGCCCGTTTGGCCGGTGTGTCGAACGGCATCATCAGTCACTACTTTCGAGACAAGAACGGACTGATTGCCGCCACCATGCGGTACTTGATGAATGTCTTGATCGAAAACGTCACCGCCCGCCGCCAGGCACTGAGCGATGACAGCCCACGGGTTCATCTGCAGATCATCGTTGAAGGCAACTTCGACGCCAGCCAGGTCAATGGCCCGGCAATGAAAACCTGGCTCGCCTTTTGGGCCGCCAGCATGCACCAGCCGTCGTTACACAGATTGCAGCGGATCAACGACCACCGCCTTTACTCCAATCTGTGCTGTCAATTTCGCCGAGTGCTGCCGTTGGACCAAGCGCGCAATGCAGCACGCGGCCTGGCAGCCCTCATTGATGGTCTATGGTTGCGGGGTGCCCTGTCGGGCGATGCATTCGACACCGAACAGGCACAACGCATCTGCTACGAATATATGGATCTACAACTGGCGAAGCAGGTGAGTTAA
- a CDS encoding BCCT family transporter, producing MFYTSTALILLLTAILIIAPQEAGRLLGLAQEWLSRSFGWYYMVVIAAYLIFVVGLAFSSYGKLKLGTRQDTPDFSYGAWAGMLFSSGIGISLLYFGASEPLDHYFNPPEGVAGSHEAARQALQLTFLHWGLHGWAIYALVGLAVAYFAYRHNQPLALRSALYPLMGERWVKGAAGHAVDGFGMFVTLLGLVTNLGIGSMQVSSGLENLFGMEHSNTNLLIVIIVMSTVATIAAVSGVENGIRRLSNLNIVLFSGLLIFVLLFGPTLHLLNGLVQNTGDYLNGIVLKTFDLYVYEGNNAKTEGWLGLWTLFYWAWWISWAPFVGMFIARISRGRTVRELVAGVLLIPLGFTLAWLSIFGNSALDLVVNQGAVELGKTALEQPSMAIYQLLEHYPASKIVIGVSIFVGFVLFLTPADSGAVMMANLSCKGGDVDEDAPHWLRIFWSVVITLVTIGLLFAGNFAAMQTMVVLAGLPFSVVLILFMLGLHKAMRQDSQMEQEQAELAARGRRGFSERLTAQDLQPTQAVVQRFMDKHVTPALEDAAEQLRSQGLAVQTLLGNAKRCMGVRIEMEEGNPFVYEVSLDGYLAAPSESGQDEVRSRYYRAEVYLHNGNQEYDLMGFTQEQISRDVLDQFESHRQLLGRVYS from the coding sequence GTGTTTTACACCTCCACTGCCTTGATACTTTTGCTGACTGCCATTTTGATCATTGCGCCACAAGAAGCAGGCCGTTTGCTGGGACTGGCCCAGGAATGGCTGTCGCGCAGTTTCGGCTGGTATTACATGGTCGTCATCGCGGCCTACCTGATTTTTGTGGTGGGCCTGGCGTTTTCGTCTTACGGCAAGCTGAAACTGGGGACCCGGCAGGATACGCCCGATTTCAGTTACGGCGCGTGGGCCGGGATGCTGTTCTCGTCGGGCATCGGCATTTCGCTGTTGTACTTCGGGGCTTCCGAGCCGCTGGACCATTACTTCAACCCACCTGAGGGCGTGGCTGGCAGTCATGAAGCCGCCCGTCAGGCGTTGCAACTGACGTTCCTGCACTGGGGCTTGCATGGCTGGGCGATCTACGCGCTGGTCGGCCTGGCCGTGGCGTACTTTGCCTACCGTCACAACCAGCCGCTGGCTCTGCGTTCGGCGCTGTACCCCTTGATGGGGGAGCGCTGGGTGAAAGGGGCGGCGGGGCACGCGGTGGATGGTTTTGGCATGTTCGTGACGTTGCTCGGCTTGGTGACCAACCTGGGGATCGGCTCGATGCAAGTGTCGTCGGGTCTCGAAAACCTGTTCGGCATGGAGCACAGCAACACCAACCTGCTGATCGTCATTATCGTGATGAGCACCGTGGCCACGATTGCTGCGGTCTCGGGTGTGGAAAACGGCATCCGTCGCCTGTCCAACCTGAACATCGTGCTGTTCAGCGGCCTGTTGATTTTTGTGCTGCTGTTCGGCCCGACTCTGCACCTGCTCAACGGCCTGGTGCAGAACACCGGTGATTACCTCAACGGTATTGTGCTGAAAACCTTCGACCTGTACGTGTACGAAGGCAATAACGCTAAAACCGAAGGCTGGCTGGGGCTGTGGACCCTGTTCTACTGGGCATGGTGGATCTCCTGGGCCCCATTCGTCGGCATGTTCATTGCCCGTATTTCCCGGGGTCGTACCGTGCGTGAGCTGGTGGCGGGCGTGTTGCTGATTCCGTTGGGCTTCACCCTGGCCTGGCTGTCGATTTTCGGTAACTCGGCATTGGATCTGGTGGTAAACCAGGGAGCGGTCGAGCTGGGGAAAACAGCCCTGGAGCAGCCTTCCATGGCGATTTACCAATTGCTTGAGCATTACCCGGCCTCGAAAATCGTGATTGGTGTGTCGATCTTCGTAGGGTTCGTGCTGTTCTTGACCCCGGCAGATTCCGGCGCGGTGATGATGGCCAACCTGTCCTGCAAGGGGGGCGATGTCGACGAAGATGCCCCGCACTGGCTGCGTATCTTTTGGTCGGTAGTGATTACGCTGGTGACCATCGGCCTGTTGTTCGCCGGTAACTTTGCGGCGATGCAAACCATGGTGGTGCTGGCGGGCCTGCCATTCTCGGTGGTGCTGATCCTGTTTATGCTGGGCCTGCACAAGGCGATGCGTCAGGACTCCCAGATGGAGCAGGAGCAAGCTGAGCTGGCGGCCCGTGGCCGCCGTGGTTTCAGCGAGCGCTTGACCGCACAGGATCTGCAACCGACCCAGGCCGTGGTGCAGCGCTTTATGGACAAGCACGTCACGCCGGCTCTTGAAGACGCGGCGGAGCAATTGCGCAGCCAGGGGCTGGCGGTGCAAACCTTGCTCGGCAACGCCAAGCGCTGCATGGGTGTGCGAATCGAGATGGAAGAGGGCAACCCGTTCGTCTATGAAGTCAGCCTGGATGGCTACCTCGCCGCGCCAAGTGAGTCAGGGCAGGATGAAGTGCGCAGTCGTTACTACCGCGCCGAGGTGTACTTGCACAACGGTAACCAGGAGTACGATCTGATGGGCTTTACCCAGGAACAAATCAGTCGGGACGTTCTCGACCAGTTTGAAAGCCATCGCCAACTTCTTGGCCGGGTGTACAGCTAA
- the choV gene encoding choline ABC transporter ATP-binding protein — protein sequence MSIIRFDNVDVIFAKDPREALSLLDQGFSRDQILKKTGQIVGVEKASLDIEKGEICVLMGLSGSGKSSLLRCINGLNTVSRGQLYVEHEGKQIDIASCSPAELKMMRTKRIAMVFQKFALMPWLTVRENISFGLEMQGRPEKERRKLVDEKLELVGLTQWRNKKPDELSGGMQQRVGLARALAMDADILLMDEPFSALDPLIRQGLQDELLELQRKLSKTIVFVSHDLDEALKLGSRIAIMKDGKIVQYSKPEEIVLNPADDYVRTFVAHTNPLNVLCGRSLMRTLDNCKRINGSVCIDPGNDSWIDLAEGNTIKGVRQGASNVDLQNWSTGQAVEGLGRGPTLVDCGIGMRDALQIRYQTGNKLVLHDNQRVVGILGDTELYHALLGKNLG from the coding sequence ATGAGCATCATTCGTTTCGATAACGTTGACGTTATTTTCGCCAAAGACCCGCGTGAGGCGCTAAGCCTGCTCGACCAGGGCTTTTCACGGGACCAGATCCTGAAAAAGACCGGGCAAATCGTCGGTGTTGAAAAAGCCAGCCTGGACATCGAGAAAGGCGAAATCTGCGTTCTGATGGGGTTGTCCGGTTCCGGCAAGTCCAGCCTGCTGCGCTGCATCAATGGCCTTAACACCGTCAGCCGCGGCCAGTTGTACGTAGAGCACGAAGGCAAGCAGATCGACATCGCCTCGTGCAGCCCGGCCGAGCTGAAAATGATGCGCACCAAGCGCATCGCGATGGTGTTTCAAAAGTTCGCCCTGATGCCGTGGCTGACCGTGCGGGAAAACATCAGCTTCGGTCTTGAGATGCAGGGCCGTCCCGAGAAAGAACGACGCAAGCTGGTAGACGAAAAACTGGAACTGGTGGGCCTGACCCAATGGCGCAATAAAAAACCGGATGAGTTGAGCGGCGGGATGCAGCAGCGGGTGGGCCTGGCCCGCGCCCTGGCCATGGACGCTGATATTCTGCTGATGGATGAACCCTTTTCGGCGCTCGATCCGCTGATTCGCCAAGGCCTGCAGGACGAGTTGCTAGAGCTGCAACGCAAGCTGAGCAAGACCATTGTGTTTGTGAGCCATGACCTCGATGAAGCCCTGAAATTGGGCAGCCGCATCGCGATCATGAAAGACGGGAAGATCGTGCAATACAGCAAGCCCGAAGAAATCGTACTCAACCCGGCGGACGATTACGTACGCACGTTTGTCGCCCATACCAATCCCCTCAACGTACTGTGCGGGCGCAGCCTGATGCGCACGCTGGACAACTGCAAACGCATCAACGGTTCGGTGTGCATTGATCCGGGGAATGACTCGTGGATTGATCTGGCAGAGGGCAACACCATCAAGGGCGTGCGTCAGGGCGCCAGTAATGTCGACCTGCAAAACTGGAGCACAGGCCAGGCAGTGGAAGGGCTGGGACGTGGCCCAACGCTGGTGGATTGCGGCATTGGCATGCGCGACGCACTGCAGATTCGTTATCAGACCGGCAACAAGCTGGTGCTGCACGACAATCAGCGCGTGGTGGGGATACTCGGCGATACAGAGCTGTATCACGCGTTACTGGGTAAGAACCTGGGTTAA